The following is a genomic window from Episyrphus balteatus chromosome 1, idEpiBalt1.1, whole genome shotgun sequence.
TGTTTTCCAGGATTCTACGGAAATGGACATTCATGCATCAGAAATACAAAGAACATCAGCATATCTGGATTGCTAAGTGGAAAAATTAACAATGGTACCATTGACAAATCTGAGCGTTTTTTATCAATCATAAATATAGAAACAGGCAATAGTACAACTGTCATCAATTCAATCAATTACGTATTGGGGGATCAGTTAAAGTTGGCTTTGCCAGTTTTTAGTTCTATTGGCTGGCTGTTTGCAAAACCACTATCACCGAAATTTATGAATGGCTACCAGTGGACCGGTGGTAAGTTCGTTCACAGTTCTGAATTGATTTTCGAGTCTGGTGAGATCCTGCACATCAATCAAACATTTGAAGTTAATGATCGTACGCAGACAGTTAAAATCGATATAAATGGATTTGTACCGAAGATCGAGTATGACGAAGAAATTGAAATTCCGGGTTATaccaaagaattaaaattttcatccCGCAATACAATTTCATCAACAGTAGAACATTATGTTGAGATTCCTTCGAAGAACAAAACTATTAAATTTCAGTTAAGTCAAAACATATCCTTTGAATCATGCTACACATGTTACAAATACGATATTCATCCCGATGAAAGAACTTCTCTCGAAAAAGTTTCTAGAACTTCTTTGAACTACAATCGAGATGATTATTCTCTACGTAGTACTAAGATGATTACAAAAATTGGTGATGACGATATATTGAACCCTTGTTTTAGTGGCTTAGCAAACTGCTGGAAATTTAGTAGCTGTGTTCCAGATGAAGAATCATATAAATGCGTTTGTGCGATTGGATTGAAGGAGAATGTGACGGAAGATGGTGTCGAGTGCGTCGACATTGACGAATGCCAAAACGAATTAAAACCGTGTAGTGACGATGGTTACTGTGTTAATGTTTTTGGTGGATATGAATGTTTTTGTAATAACCAAGATGAGTACGATTGCGTCCGTAAATTTGAGGATGATGATTTTAGTTCTGCCACTGAACAAAGAGAAGATTGTTATGACGTAAGTGcctatatatttatattttttaattaacacttataaatttttgactcatcaacaataaaggattattaataatattattattgttagcaatatcaacaaaaattaaactattcaaaaatacattttacagaATCCAAATTTATGTGGCGATCATGCTTCATGTATACGATCTAAAACGTGAGTTTATTCTTTCTTCTTCCAGActagaatttttaatatcattgtaattttttttccagtaATCGAGCGTCATTTGAGTGCATATGCAATCCTGGTTTCTACAGTAGCGATAACAATAGAAATGTTTGTGAGAAagagaactgtcaaaaaaacCCATCTTTGTGTCATCTAAATGCTAACTGTCACTCGATTAATGGTACAAATACCTGCGTTTGCAAGACTGGTAAGTATCTTTTTTCTAACACGTGAATTATAGAATAAACATAATTTCCTGTTTTTCCCCAGGATATCACGGCAACGGAACTACATgcataaaaactgaatttcttCTTTCAGTTGAATTTAATGGAATACAGCGaatattttttgatggaaaacTTAAAACTGTTGTTGAATTAATCAATTATGGCCTGCAATTTGACATAGATTGCATTGAAGGGCGAGTCTACTATTATAAGTTTCGTAAAATCTTAAGCGCTTTTTATGATGGTACAGATAGTCGTTCATTTATAACTGAAGGTAAGTTTCTCCAATGAaatcttgaataaaaaattattttcataaaaaaacattatcttGATGCGTTTGATTTAACCTCTTTTCAGAAGATATCAGTGACTTACAAGGACTTGCAATTGATTCAATATCTAGACTTGTTTATTGGCATTCTTATAAAAAGAGCGCAATAGAAGTCGCCAGTTTAAACAATCCAATGATGAGAACTGTATTGGTGGCCGACGAAAGTTTGCGTTTTCTTAGAAACATTGCTGTTGACCCAATCAGAGGGTAAGTACACATTTCTTGATTCTTCAACTCACATATCTACTTACTTCCgttattaatttattcactGTGACctttaaaaaatagattttttgatgggttaaaaTTATTGAGATGGCagttgttttattaaaacaacattaatttagaaatttcttttcaattaTTGGTAGAAATAATAAATTGGTACCTGCACAGGGTGATTAAGGATTTATTTTCCGTATTTACGTAATAAGATTAGTTAATAAGACCAACAAAATTTAAGCTACTTcggtattcttgtaggggcttaaacgttctacaaaaaattcattggcatcaaattgattgctttaaccgtttagaagatattcgtatccaaatcgcaacgcatggtcataagaaaactattgaaatcagtgggcattggtttggatacgaatatcttctaaacggttaaagcaatcaatgtGATGCTTTAACCGTTTGAGCTTTtgcaagaatacatcttgttaacttgaaaataatgaagtttcagtcaattggaaaatttttaaaagtatttttaaaattttttttaactttcacctcgaatatctttagaatggttagattaatgaaaaaaataataagaccatttttgtggagcaatctgtttcctacaagaatatttcATGCgcgtttaattattataatttttcaatttgttacaaaattaagaacaaacaactaatttttaaagattttctcgatttttggacctcaaatacatatctactaaacggttagatgattgaaaaaaatttataaggacttttttgtagagcgttcaattttctacaagaatatgtaaaaaaatttgctaaaaagtcaaaaaaatgatttttttttcgtagaagcttgatgtaaaaatggaaaattgcgaaacGGAGGACCttcgaatttcgattttttttttacccatccTAATGTATATCTTGTTTCTGTTTACTGAATAATcttgaaaaatgtattcaagtTTGTGTCTTAATATTGATGAAAAAAGGTGTTAATAAGTTAAATAACTTAATGCTTTTCTTTTAGGAAACTTTATTGGATACTGAACAAtcgattttcatcaaaaattgaaatgtctGAACTGGACGGTACCGCTCGTGAGATTCTTTTCACATTACCATCCGGACTAGATGCCCAAACGTTGGCCGTGCTTCCCAACAGTGGGGATTTATGCTTTAATTGTTATGATCGTAAACAAGGATCTAAACTTATGTGCATAGATTTTCATTCGAAGGAGGTTAGAAATATTACGGTAACGTCATTACGCATAGATAGAATAACTGCCACCAACGATAGTATATATTGGTATGATGGCGGCAggtatgttgattttttttaattaaaacgattcttataattttgtttctttaaaataaaatcttaatagCAAGACAATAGAAGGTATTGATTCTGATGGAAGGCGCCATCCAAGTGTACATTGTGAGCCAGGAGGTTACGTGaataaattaattgctttagAAAACTATTGTCCTCAAGGCATCAATCCATGTCAAATGAATAATGGTGAATGTCCGTTGGGGAGTATTTGTTTGCCAAATCGAAGTTCATCAtctgaaaaaagttgtaaacaaataaagttaatatagttttaaatattttatttcgttttgtGGAAATCTTTgagaaattttataatttttatttcctattaactaataaacaattatataaaaaataaattataatgtaacaaatatatatacaaattttttataaaaatatttccttaGTAAATCAGCacacaaataattattatatgtaaggtaagcgggggtacatttgacactggggcacatttgaatatgcgtttttcggtatgatcgtgGCCTTATTAAGGAAAAGATTGGATGGagaaagaa
Proteins encoded in this region:
- the LOC129905840 gene encoding nidogen-like; this encodes MTRYYKFEKLLCIMIVLQILNQVQTQHPNDLLNFKQLYRYTDEPEIKVLEPGDSEYSLMELDIPISFYSKRYHQIYINTNGILTFDKEFPEFINLEYPGRNPSIAPFFANVDTSVPSNSTIISLFKSQNHEKLQKANSLVRRKYSNNFEATILYVATWENVGYYNAKTDRLNTFQVVIICNSDESYVQFIYPEDGINWLQGESGQSGPLDFPAQAGFVSADGRHFMINGSGTDNARNFSKTSNVGINGVFLYRVGLLDFDSNISDEDTHKIIKMSCAKAGRGTCHSSASCIDKFKGFYCQCFPGFYGNGHSCIRNTKNISISGLLSGKINNGTIDKSERFLSIINIETGNSTTVINSINYVLGDQLKLALPVFSSIGWLFAKPLSPKFMNGYQWTGGKFVHSSELIFESGEILHINQTFEVNDRTQTVKIDINGFVPKIEYDEEIEIPGYTKELKFSSRNTISSTVEHYVEIPSKNKTIKFQLSQNISFESCYTCYKYDIHPDERTSLEKVSRTSLNYNRDDYSLRSTKMITKIGDDDILNPCFSGLANCWKFSSCVPDEESYKCVCAIGLKENVTEDGVECVDIDECQNELKPCSDDGYCVNVFGGYECFCNNQDEYDCVRKFEDDDFSSATEQREDCYDVSAYIFIFFN
- the LOC129918645 gene encoding nidogen-like, whose protein sequence is MWRSCFINRASFECICNPGFYSSDNNRNVCEKENCQKNPSLCHLNANCHSINGTNTCVCKTGYHGNGTTCIKTEFLLSVEFNGIQRIFFDGKLKTVVELINYGLQFDIDCIEGRVYYYKFRKILSAFYDGTDSRSFITEEDISDLQGLAIDSISRLVYWHSYKKSAIEVASLNNPMMRTVLVADESLRFLRNIAVDPIRGKLYWILNNRFSSKIEMSELDGTAREILFTLPSGLDAQTLAVLPNSGDLCFNCYDRKQGSKLMCIDFHSKEVRNITVTSLRIDRITATNDSIYWYDGGSKTIEGIDSDGRRHPSVHCEPGGYVNKLIALENYCPQGINPCQMNNGECPVKTKTVVETHKKAASQPIIPKPPTTIEMTNARIRRQVAEEAWRNRQRNAPLPQNLPPVLTAVSAAISSAASGGIMLPPRANAKINPAEYKCKWLRNP